A single genomic interval of Bacteroidetes Order II. bacterium harbors:
- a CDS encoding response regulator: MKNNLLLVFLFTSLLHGYLMAQSQEMYVKNFQKRIWNTSHGLPVNHANEMDEDDEGFIWICTVEGLVRFDGMIFKVFNKENVSIFKSNSFQKVEPLGKEVWFLSSDQFLYRYHRGVFKHSNLPFKRVDQIWGDRVNNLLYLIENGNFHVVKNHKIIFTKKNLNPLLGRITKEGILLNIERKLFHYFNKENKTYEINFEIIKPSTIYMYLYSHEEKVIYMIDNTWKMWTYSNGKILRNSNLDGIIIPSSEDQFPLSLTFFKSGVFYKKEKDKLIRRSQEIKSYSPKRSKYSLTSLGRLEITERSILFNGQIFDEFDTAISDVFVDKRGMVWASTAKGLVQYYKKHVRMIGNEEGLTNEAVYWIHETKEGEIYAGDLASIGFQYDGNKFAPRMINGHILTTVTEDNKGNVWAGSGKICQVSLDNSQSKFCVDVPNNMEALNSVYSDKVGDFWVAYPNILYRSRDLSKGWEKVNDTSGKSVWGVYRIQDGHNGEVWFGTRSQGLFRYEKGKMVRFISPEEACGSGVREIVPDTPTSLLLGTESNGICHLKLDINGKLLKQVRIGKEQGLFQNGIHRIIDDGLGRYWMNTNYGIFWIFKEDVYSYISGRTSWVPSLALTEAHGLNNREGNGGKQDAGQKMKDGTLWFPTMKGIAIIDPKKMLDQMLSGLPTYLSEVEHAGKVLPLENNIIYPQYIRDIVFKYGALSFEFPQNTLFRVKLVGYDENWRPTTSLRTVNYTNLDYGYYTLQIQGGIGGKWGNTTFYSFYITPYWYETIWFKFVSFLLIISIVYIGIKSRISFLTNRAKDLEKTVQKRTTEIQQQQEVLKEQHQKLQEQTQKIVEQANKLKSLDEVKSRLFVNLAHEIRTPLTVMTEPIRLLQKKYSTRLTESDKWMIDMALESGEKILDLINQLLQIARLEAGMVPLNMKPVPIVGVLKDWIEVNYGKIGAITGIEILTELPNEEFQILTDTEKVNTILSNLISNAIKYSPKGSCITIRFHVSVEEKRMYLSVSDQGVGIDSQLLDQIFTWYYRSPEHADSTGTGIGLSLSKELAKSLDGDLIVKSAVGVGSTFTLVLPYMQELPHSFQESKQGEIALINQELEKQKEYKKNGKIIHKILLVEDNVEIVQLLAGYLSENYQVSVAINGKEALVKAKNNLPDLVITDLMMPQMDGWTFIGHFRRIKAFRAIPIIVITAKADSQAFHESLDSGADAYITKPFSLEVVGLQVRNLLQLQQEIAQKTHIKMLIPENMPEAVLPVKDEKEVFLYMFDEFVLEHLDEANLDINILAQKMGVSRSLLFRKLKEATNASPKQYINRLRMEHAMKLLKANIPVTQVTFAVGYQSLAGFSKAFKNHFGVNPSEV, translated from the coding sequence ATGAAAAATAATCTTCTTCTTGTGTTCCTGTTTACAAGTCTTCTGCATGGATATCTGATGGCCCAGTCGCAAGAAATGTATGTCAAAAATTTTCAAAAAAGGATATGGAATACCTCTCATGGCCTTCCAGTAAACCATGCAAATGAAATGGATGAAGATGATGAGGGATTTATATGGATATGTACAGTAGAAGGATTGGTTCGTTTTGATGGAATGATATTTAAGGTTTTTAATAAAGAAAATGTCTCTATATTTAAAAGTAATTCTTTTCAAAAAGTTGAACCATTAGGTAAAGAGGTGTGGTTTCTCTCTTCGGATCAATTCTTGTACCGATACCATAGAGGAGTGTTTAAGCATAGTAATTTGCCATTTAAACGGGTAGATCAAATCTGGGGTGATCGCGTGAATAATCTTTTATATTTAATTGAAAACGGAAATTTTCATGTAGTTAAGAATCATAAAATAATTTTTACAAAAAAGAATTTGAATCCTTTACTGGGTCGCATTACTAAAGAAGGTATTCTACTAAATATTGAAAGAAAATTATTTCATTATTTTAATAAAGAAAATAAAACATACGAAATAAACTTTGAAATAATTAAGCCTAGTACTATTTACATGTACTTATATTCTCATGAAGAAAAAGTAATTTATATGATTGATAATACTTGGAAAATGTGGACGTATTCAAATGGAAAGATATTAAGGAATTCCAACTTAGATGGAATAATTATACCCAGTTCCGAAGATCAATTCCCACTTTCATTGACATTTTTCAAATCTGGAGTGTTTTATAAAAAGGAAAAAGATAAACTAATCAGAAGAAGTCAAGAAATCAAATCCTATTCGCCAAAAAGATCAAAATATTCGCTAACCTCGTTGGGTAGGTTGGAAATTACAGAACGAAGTATCTTGTTTAATGGACAGATTTTTGATGAATTTGATACTGCTATATCTGATGTTTTTGTAGATAAAAGAGGCATGGTATGGGCCAGTACTGCAAAAGGTTTGGTGCAGTATTACAAGAAACATGTCCGCATGATTGGAAATGAAGAAGGTCTGACAAATGAAGCAGTTTATTGGATTCATGAAACGAAAGAAGGTGAAATATATGCTGGAGATTTGGCCTCAATAGGATTTCAGTATGATGGAAATAAATTTGCTCCTCGAATGATAAATGGCCATATATTAACTACAGTGACAGAAGATAATAAAGGAAATGTTTGGGCAGGTTCTGGTAAAATTTGTCAGGTTAGTTTAGATAATTCGCAATCCAAATTTTGTGTAGATGTTCCAAACAATATGGAAGCATTAAACTCTGTTTATAGTGATAAAGTAGGTGATTTTTGGGTTGCATATCCCAATATTTTATATCGTTCAAGAGATTTATCTAAAGGATGGGAAAAGGTGAATGACACTTCTGGAAAATCCGTTTGGGGTGTCTATCGGATACAAGATGGTCACAATGGAGAAGTATGGTTTGGAACAAGGTCACAAGGTTTATTTCGATATGAAAAAGGAAAAATGGTACGATTCATTTCACCGGAAGAAGCATGTGGCAGTGGAGTAAGAGAAATAGTTCCAGACACCCCTACCTCTCTTTTGTTAGGTACCGAAAGCAATGGCATCTGTCATCTTAAATTGGATATAAATGGAAAATTGCTTAAACAAGTTCGAATTGGAAAAGAGCAAGGACTTTTTCAAAATGGAATTCATCGTATCATAGATGATGGGCTTGGTCGCTACTGGATGAACACCAATTATGGAATTTTTTGGATTTTTAAAGAAGATGTCTATAGCTACATTTCTGGGAGAACTTCATGGGTTCCATCATTAGCATTAACCGAAGCTCATGGCTTAAACAATCGAGAGGGAAATGGTGGAAAACAAGATGCAGGGCAAAAGATGAAGGATGGGACACTTTGGTTCCCTACCATGAAAGGAATAGCCATAATTGATCCAAAGAAGATGTTGGATCAAATGCTTTCGGGTTTACCAACGTACTTGTCGGAAGTGGAGCATGCGGGGAAAGTGCTTCCTTTAGAAAATAATATAATATATCCACAATATATTCGTGATATCGTGTTCAAATATGGAGCACTCTCTTTTGAATTCCCTCAAAATACCTTGTTTCGGGTTAAATTAGTTGGATACGACGAAAATTGGAGACCTACGACAAGCCTTAGAACAGTTAATTATACCAATTTAGACTATGGATATTATACCCTACAAATACAAGGCGGTATTGGCGGTAAATGGGGAAATACGACCTTTTATTCATTTTATATAACCCCATATTGGTACGAGACAATTTGGTTTAAGTTTGTATCATTTTTACTGATCATCAGTATAGTATATATAGGTATAAAGAGTCGGATTAGCTTTCTAACAAATCGAGCTAAAGATTTAGAAAAAACAGTTCAGAAGCGCACCACCGAAATACAACAACAACAAGAAGTATTAAAAGAACAGCATCAAAAGCTTCAAGAACAAACCCAAAAAATTGTGGAACAAGCAAATAAACTTAAATCATTGGATGAAGTAAAATCTCGCTTATTCGTCAATTTAGCCCATGAAATTAGAACACCATTAACTGTTATGACGGAGCCTATCCGATTGCTACAAAAGAAATATAGTACGCGTCTAACCGAATCGGATAAATGGATGATTGATATGGCATTGGAGAGCGGAGAAAAAATTCTGGATTTGATAAATCAACTTTTACAGATTGCTCGTTTAGAGGCGGGAATGGTTCCTTTAAATATGAAGCCTGTACCTATTGTAGGAGTGTTAAAAGATTGGATAGAGGTTAATTATGGAAAAATAGGTGCTATTACAGGCATCGAAATCCTTACCGAGTTACCTAACGAAGAATTTCAGATTTTAACAGATACTGAAAAAGTAAATACCATTTTATCAAATTTAATATCAAACGCCATTAAGTATAGTCCTAAAGGCTCATGTATTACTATTCGATTTCATGTTAGCGTAGAAGAAAAAAGAATGTATTTATCCGTCTCGGACCAGGGAGTTGGTATTGATTCGCAGTTATTAGATCAGATTTTTACATGGTATTATCGCTCTCCAGAGCACGCAGATTCGACAGGCACGGGCATTGGGTTGTCTCTTTCTAAAGAATTGGCCAAGAGTTTGGATGGAGATTTAATCGTAAAGAGTGCAGTTGGAGTCGGTTCCACCTTTACACTGGTATTGCCTTATATGCAAGAATTACCCCACTCGTTCCAAGAATCTAAGCAAGGGGAAATTGCTCTCATCAACCAAGAATTAGAAAAACAAAAAGAGTATAAAAAAAATGGCAAGATAATACACAAGATTTTATTGGTAGAGGATAATGTTGAAATTGTGCAGTTACTTGCAGGATACTTATCCGAGAATTATCAGGTTTCAGTCGCAATAAATGGCAAAGAAGCTCTCGTAAAAGCAAAAAATAATTTGCCTGATTTGGTAATAACTGATCTAATGATGCCTCAAATGGATGGCTGGACATTTATCGGGCATTTTCGAAGAATAAAAGCTTTTAGGGCGATCCCCATTATTGTGATTACTGCAAAAGCAGACTCCCAAGCCTTCCATGAAAGTCTTGACTCGGGCGCAGATGCTTATATCACGAAGCCTTTTTCATTAGAAGTGGTGGGTCTTCAAGTGCGCAATCTGTTACAGTTGCAGCAGGAAATTGCACAAAAAACCCATATCAAAATGTTAATTCCAGAAAATATGCCGGAAGCGGTATTACCAGTCAAAGATGAAAAAGAAGTTTTTCTTTATATGTTTGACGAATTTGTGTTGGAACATCTGGATGAAGCGAATTTAGATATCAACATCTTGGCACAAAAAATGGGGGTGAGCCGAAGTTTATTGTTTCGTAAATTAAAAGAAGCTACGAATGCTTCGCCTAAGCAATACATAAACCGCTTGCGAATGGAACACGCGATGAAGCTATTGAAGGCCAATATTCCCGTAACGCAAGTGACATTTGCTGTTGGATATCAAAGCCTCGCAGGTTTTTCTAAGGCTTTTAAAAACCATTTTGGTGTTAATCCATCTGAAGTGTGA
- a CDS encoding DUF1015 domain-containing protein: MAILHPFRAFRPVPQVAAQVACVPYDVISTDEARALASGNPLSFLHIIRPEINLSEGTDEHADIVYETGAAKLAAWKFGTDTLQEAEPSLYVYRLVMNGRSQTGIFGCVAVSDYDKGVILRHERTRPDKEDDRTRHILTQSAHAEPVMLTFRTDGVVEKMMDEAQCIAPIYDFVAPDGIAHTVWKIEAPDGLVARFQEIPFLYVADGHHRCKAASRAVEALQPSPDAESNYFPAVLFPMDQMAILPYNRIVYNIPMMVTDFLEALQSFGLRENATPTPERKGEVSVLINGKWYGITLPETKRGTVADTLDVALLGEYVLEPLLGIQDPRTDKNINFVGGIRGTVELEKLVSEGTAQVAFSMYPTQVEELLAVSDAGLLMPPKSTWFEPKLRSGLLVHEF; this comes from the coding sequence ATGGCTATTCTACACCCATTCCGTGCTTTCCGACCTGTACCCCAAGTCGCTGCACAAGTCGCATGTGTACCCTATGATGTCATCAGTACTGATGAAGCACGCGCCTTGGCATCAGGGAATCCCCTAAGTTTCCTGCACATTATCCGTCCAGAAATAAATCTCTCGGAAGGAACCGACGAACACGCAGACATCGTATATGAGACGGGCGCAGCAAAACTTGCCGCTTGGAAATTCGGCACAGACACCTTGCAAGAGGCTGAGCCTTCTCTTTACGTATATCGCTTGGTGATGAATGGTCGTTCTCAGACCGGCATTTTTGGTTGTGTAGCCGTTTCGGATTATGACAAGGGCGTCATTCTACGACACGAACGGACTCGACCCGATAAAGAGGATGATCGGACGCGCCATATCCTAACACAGTCGGCTCATGCTGAGCCTGTGATGCTCACTTTTCGAACCGATGGGGTAGTGGAGAAAATGATGGATGAAGCCCAGTGTATAGCGCCGATATACGATTTTGTTGCGCCTGATGGTATTGCTCATACAGTGTGGAAAATAGAAGCTCCTGACGGATTGGTGGCCCGCTTCCAAGAAATTCCCTTCCTATATGTGGCCGATGGCCATCACCGGTGCAAAGCAGCGAGCCGTGCGGTTGAAGCCCTCCAACCCTCGCCAGATGCGGAGTCCAACTATTTTCCGGCGGTGTTATTTCCGATGGATCAGATGGCCATTTTGCCGTATAACCGCATTGTTTACAATATTCCAATGATGGTAACGGATTTTCTGGAGGCCCTTCAATCTTTTGGGCTCCGAGAAAATGCGACGCCAACGCCAGAAAGGAAAGGAGAGGTTTCTGTGCTAATCAATGGAAAGTGGTATGGAATTACGTTACCAGAGACGAAAAGAGGAACCGTTGCAGACACCCTGGACGTGGCCTTGTTGGGCGAGTATGTATTGGAGCCGTTATTGGGTATTCAAGATCCAAGAACCGATAAGAATATCAATTTTGTCGGCGGCATCCGTGGTACGGTGGAATTAGAGAAATTAGTCTCGGAAGGGACTGCACAGGTGGCATTCTCGATGTATCCAACCCAGGTTGAAGAATTGCTTGCGGTTTCTGATGCAGGATTATTAATGCCGCCCAAGTCCACATGGTTCGAACCTAAACTCCGAAGCGGGTTACTGGTACATGAATTTTAA
- the serC gene encoding 3-phosphoserine/phosphohydroxythreonine transaminase: MERQMSKRLFNFSAGPGALPESVMLEVKEELPVLGNTGASVMEISHRSAAYKAINASATERMKRLLGIGEEWHVMFLQGGASMQFLQVPMNFLRAEETAGYLVTGAWAKKAMKEAKSIGNVHVYASSDDQNFNYIPAQAEWSHHEEARYVHYTSNNTIFGTEFHFTPHVKGLPLVCDASSNFLSRPIDMASHALIYAGAQKNIGPAGATAVLIREDLLQTKNSGVPTMLDYGTHVADLYNTPPVFAVYIIEKVLKWLEEKGGLAAMEQENIAKADQLYAALDATDFYRPTARPDSRSRMNVTFRLADEGLEAKFVSEAKANGMTDLKGHRSVGGIRASIYNACPPEAVTALVDFMREFERTNG, encoded by the coding sequence ATGGAAAGACAAATGAGCAAACGTTTATTCAATTTCTCTGCCGGTCCGGGTGCTTTGCCGGAGAGTGTGATGTTGGAAGTGAAAGAAGAATTGCCCGTTTTGGGTAATACTGGTGCTTCGGTGATGGAAATTAGCCACCGCTCAGCAGCTTACAAGGCCATTAACGCCTCGGCAACAGAGCGGATGAAGCGGCTTTTGGGCATTGGCGAAGAATGGCATGTCATGTTCCTGCAAGGTGGAGCCTCCATGCAGTTTTTGCAGGTTCCGATGAACTTTCTGCGTGCGGAGGAGACCGCCGGATACTTGGTGACGGGTGCTTGGGCCAAAAAAGCGATGAAGGAGGCAAAGAGCATTGGGAACGTGCATGTTTATGCCTCCAGCGATGACCAAAACTTTAATTATATTCCCGCACAAGCAGAATGGTCGCATCATGAAGAAGCACGGTATGTGCATTATACCTCCAATAACACCATTTTTGGCACGGAATTTCACTTTACGCCCCATGTTAAGGGGCTTCCATTGGTGTGTGATGCCTCTTCGAATTTCCTGAGCCGTCCCATAGACATGGCTTCCCATGCGCTAATCTATGCAGGGGCACAAAAAAACATTGGGCCAGCAGGGGCTACGGCGGTTTTGATACGCGAAGATTTGCTTCAGACCAAAAATTCCGGCGTTCCGACGATGTTGGATTATGGGACGCACGTAGCAGATCTCTATAATACCCCGCCTGTTTTTGCGGTGTATATTATTGAAAAAGTGCTAAAGTGGCTGGAAGAAAAAGGTGGATTGGCGGCAATGGAACAAGAAAATATTGCCAAAGCAGACCAATTGTATGCGGCATTGGATGCCACCGATTTTTACCGCCCAACGGCACGCCCAGATAGCCGTAGCCGGATGAATGTAACATTCCGCTTGGCCGATGAAGGTTTGGAGGCCAAATTTGTATCGGAAGCCAAAGCCAATGGGATGACGGATCTTAAAGGACATCGTTCGGTTGGTGGTATTCGTGCCAGTATCTACAATGCTTGTCCACCCGAAGCGGTTACGGCCTTGGTGGACTTTATGCGCGAATTTGAACGCACCAACGGCTAA
- a CDS encoding ABC transporter ATP-binding protein → MKNTKEIIRLSDVTKRFPVGDTEFTALKNIDLSFSEGEFAGFVGPSGSGKSTLLNIIGSLDVPSTGQSLVLGQDIAKLSHKASAELRNCHLGFIFQVYNLLPVYTVYENVEFALLLQNVSASERKKAVMEALEWVGLATLAHKKPDKLSGGEGQRVAIARAMVKRPAILLADEPTANLDATNAHLILQTMKRLNEELNTTFLFSTHDEKVMGYLDRIIHLRDGKVELDEVFKK, encoded by the coding sequence ATGAAAAATACAAAAGAAATCATACGACTTTCTGACGTAACGAAACGTTTTCCGGTGGGAGATACAGAATTTACCGCCCTAAAGAACATAGACCTTTCATTTTCTGAGGGTGAATTTGCTGGATTTGTAGGGCCAAGCGGTTCTGGGAAAAGCACCTTACTCAATATAATTGGCTCGTTAGATGTACCAAGTACAGGACAATCTTTGGTATTGGGACAGGACATTGCCAAACTTAGTCACAAGGCTTCTGCCGAACTTAGGAACTGCCACCTTGGATTTATCTTTCAGGTATATAACCTTTTACCTGTTTATACGGTATATGAAAACGTAGAATTTGCCTTGTTACTCCAAAATGTATCCGCATCGGAGCGAAAAAAAGCCGTTATGGAGGCTTTGGAGTGGGTGGGGCTGGCTACCTTGGCACATAAAAAACCCGATAAATTATCGGGAGGTGAAGGACAACGGGTGGCTATTGCGCGCGCAATGGTGAAGCGTCCCGCGATTCTGCTGGCAGACGAACCGACCGCAAACTTGGACGCAACAAATGCGCACCTGATTCTTCAGACCATGAAACGCTTGAACGAAGAATTAAATACTACATTCCTTTTCTCTACACACGACGAAAAGGTGATGGGGTATTTAGATCGAATTATCCATCTAAGAGATGGTAAGGTCGAGTTAGACGAAGTGTTTAAAAAATAA
- a CDS encoding ABC transporter permease: MKLAFLLAYKNLIGAGVRTWLNVGVLTFAFWVILFYNGLLDGWNQQARRATIAWEYGEGQIWYKGYDPLDPFSIQDAHGVWPNATKDAVPVLIRSAALYPQNRMIQVSLVGISRNQTKLALPTKTFSDDSSSDVPAIIGKRMAESAKLKKGDQVLLRWRDQNGTFDAANITIAEVFKTDVPTVDQGKIWIPIERLWEMTGLQNHASYYVFGDKNVQNLDQHWVLMPQEKLLSDLDAIIASKKTGSAIMYLLLLAIALLAIFDTQVLSVFRRQREIGTYIALGMTRWQVVGIFTVEGSMYSFFAMLVGVVLGAPFLGYVAQKGIAFPASSQDFGIAMAERVFPVFGFQLVVFTIALVVISATIVSFFPARRIARMNPVDALKGKIV; encoded by the coding sequence ATGAAGCTCGCTTTTCTATTAGCCTATAAGAACCTAATTGGAGCCGGAGTGCGCACATGGCTAAATGTGGGCGTGCTTACATTCGCGTTTTGGGTGATCCTTTTTTATAATGGCCTGCTGGATGGTTGGAACCAACAGGCGCGCCGAGCAACGATTGCATGGGAATATGGTGAGGGGCAAATTTGGTATAAAGGGTACGATCCGCTAGATCCGTTTAGTATTCAGGATGCACATGGGGTGTGGCCCAACGCAACAAAAGATGCCGTTCCTGTACTGATTCGATCTGCGGCTTTATATCCACAAAACAGAATGATTCAGGTTTCTTTAGTAGGTATTTCTCGAAATCAAACAAAGTTGGCTTTGCCTACCAAAACGTTTTCTGATGATTCATCGAGTGATGTACCTGCGATAATTGGAAAGCGTATGGCCGAGAGTGCCAAACTAAAAAAGGGAGACCAAGTATTGTTGCGCTGGCGTGACCAAAATGGGACTTTTGATGCCGCCAATATCACAATCGCTGAGGTCTTTAAAACCGATGTACCAACTGTTGATCAGGGTAAAATCTGGATTCCGATTGAGCGGTTGTGGGAGATGACTGGGTTGCAAAACCATGCAAGTTATTATGTGTTCGGGGATAAAAATGTGCAAAACTTAGATCAGCATTGGGTGTTAATGCCGCAAGAGAAACTTCTTTCCGACTTAGACGCAATCATTGCCTCGAAAAAAACGGGATCGGCCATCATGTATCTATTGTTATTGGCCATTGCATTATTGGCCATTTTTGATACCCAAGTCTTGTCTGTTTTTCGGAGGCAACGAGAAATTGGTACCTACATTGCGCTGGGGATGACGCGTTGGCAAGTGGTGGGGATCTTCACCGTAGAAGGAAGCATGTATAGCTTTTTTGCGATGCTCGTAGGGGTAGTGCTTGGTGCGCCGTTTTTGGGCTATGTGGCGCAGAAGGGTATTGCGTTTCCTGCCTCTTCTCAAGATTTTGGCATCGCTATGGCCGAACGGGTGTTTCCTGTTTTTGGTTTTCAATTAGTTGTATTTACGATTGCATTGGTTGTGATTTCTGCTACTATCGTGAGCTTTTTCCCTGCTCGACGTATTGCTCGTATGAATCCAGTTGATGCCCTAAAAGGAAAAATTGTGTGA
- a CDS encoding FtsX-like permease family protein codes for MITFLLKGMLRDKNRSLLPVLIVTIGVALTVLLSGYLRGVMDDVSDVNARFETGHVKIMTRAFAENKAQLPLDLALLGVDSLHKSLKKQFPNMSWVSRTRFGGILDVPDTFGNSRGQGPVFGIALDFLSKGTLEPERMNIPKSIVRGRLPQTLGEMLVGEDFAHKLKIKIGDQVTHFGSTMNGSMSFKNFVVTGTVRFGMAAMDKGTVLMDIQDAQAMLDMIDGTGELLGYSNKNIYDDASMQEVVHTFNNRQSLSDEFAPVMLTLKQQNNLGELIDYSTQMSGAYVFIFVLAMAVVLWNTGLLGGLRRYKEFGIRLALGEGKSHMYRTLILESVAVGFVGSVLGMLVGLSGVYYLQTYGLDISDMMENSAMLIPSIIRAKITPDLFIIGFVPGLLATTLGAMLSGIGIFKRQTASLFKELEV; via the coding sequence GTGATTACATTTCTTCTCAAAGGCATGTTGCGCGATAAAAACCGGAGCTTGCTTCCTGTGTTAATTGTTACAATTGGGGTAGCATTAACGGTTCTCCTGAGTGGCTATTTACGCGGCGTTATGGATGATGTAAGCGACGTAAATGCCCGTTTCGAGACCGGACATGTGAAAATAATGACCCGTGCTTTTGCCGAAAATAAAGCCCAATTACCTTTGGACTTGGCTTTGTTGGGTGTAGATAGTTTGCATAAGTCTTTGAAAAAACAATTCCCTAACATGAGCTGGGTAAGTAGAACCCGTTTTGGAGGCATATTAGATGTCCCTGATACGTTCGGGAATTCTCGTGGCCAAGGGCCTGTGTTTGGGATTGCCTTAGATTTTCTATCGAAAGGGACGTTAGAGCCAGAAAGGATGAATATCCCGAAATCAATTGTTCGAGGAAGATTGCCACAAACGCTTGGAGAGATGTTGGTGGGTGAGGATTTTGCACACAAACTCAAGATCAAAATAGGAGATCAAGTGACGCATTTTGGAAGCACCATGAATGGTAGTATGTCTTTCAAAAACTTTGTGGTGACCGGCACAGTACGGTTTGGGATGGCGGCAATGGACAAGGGAACGGTTCTGATGGACATTCAGGATGCGCAGGCAATGTTGGATATGATAGACGGTACTGGAGAATTACTCGGATATAGTAATAAGAATATCTATGATGATGCCTCGATGCAAGAAGTAGTTCACACTTTTAACAACCGCCAATCTTTATCGGATGAATTTGCTCCTGTTATGCTCACCCTAAAACAACAAAATAACTTGGGTGAGTTGATAGATTACTCCACCCAAATGTCGGGTGCTTATGTGTTTATTTTTGTGTTGGCAATGGCTGTTGTTTTGTGGAATACAGGCCTCTTAGGCGGTCTCCGCCGCTACAAGGAGTTTGGTATTCGGTTAGCATTAGGCGAAGGCAAAAGCCACATGTACCGTACACTCATTTTGGAATCGGTCGCTGTTGGTTTTGTTGGCTCGGTATTGGGGATGCTCGTAGGGCTTTCGGGTGTTTATTATTTACAAACATATGGCTTGGATATTAGTGATATGATGGAAAACTCGGCGATGTTAATTCCTTCCATTATTCGAGCAAAAATTACGCCCGATTTGTTTATAATTGGATTTGTTCCGGGTCTATTGGCCACTACATTAGGTGCGATGCTGTCAGGAATTGGCATCTTTAAACGTCAGACAGCATCTCTATTCAAAGAATTAGAAGTGTAA
- a CDS encoding outer membrane lipoprotein-sorting protein, giving the protein MKTFFWLIFLFTPVVLLPPKIIDPVAILQKVDANLTSRTRIMESSMVIYGRRANRTITSKVYAEGNDKAYTEYLSPEREKGTKMLKLGQMLWIYSPETDRTIQLSGHLLRQSVMGSDLSYEDMMEDRKLTDVYNAKQLGKEQMGNRSCVVLELNAKVNDVNYVKQKIWIDEERFVPLKQELYAKSGQLLKIVSMTDVKKVGVRWFPHKMNYKDALKNGQGTDFIILKIQFDAPIPTGIFSKAVLKR; this is encoded by the coding sequence ATGAAAACATTTTTTTGGTTAATCTTTTTATTTACTCCGGTAGTATTGCTGCCCCCCAAGATAATTGACCCAGTAGCCATTTTACAAAAAGTGGATGCAAACCTAACTTCCCGCACCCGTATTATGGAGAGTAGTATGGTGATTTATGGACGGCGAGCAAATCGAACCATCACCTCGAAGGTGTATGCAGAAGGTAACGATAAAGCCTATACAGAGTATTTGTCCCCAGAACGGGAAAAAGGCACTAAAATGCTTAAATTAGGCCAGATGCTATGGATTTATTCTCCTGAAACAGATAGAACCATTCAGCTTTCAGGGCACTTATTGCGACAATCTGTGATGGGATCGGATTTGTCATACGAAGACATGATGGAAGACCGAAAACTTACAGACGTTTATAACGCGAAGCAACTGGGAAAGGAACAAATGGGGAACAGGTCTTGTGTTGTTTTGGAATTAAATGCAAAAGTTAATGACGTAAATTATGTAAAACAAAAAATCTGGATTGACGAAGAAAGATTTGTGCCATTAAAACAGGAGCTTTATGCTAAAAGTGGGCAATTATTAAAAATTGTTTCTATGACTGATGTGAAAAAAGTTGGGGTACGTTGGTTCCCACATAAAATGAATTACAAAGATGCCCTAAAAAACGGGCAAGGTACCGATTTTATTATCCTAAAAATTCAATTTGATGCCCCTATTCCGACAGGGATTTTCTCGAAGGCTGTCTTAAAGCGATGA